In Mycolicibacterium phocaicum, one DNA window encodes the following:
- a CDS encoding nitroreductase family protein, whose product MTNDLTMTNAVIESLVSRSTTSHYDPGFTLTDDQIANLVRIATTAPTSFHLQNWRFIAVRTPEAKARLRPIAWDQPKITAAAVTFIICGQLPDHATVPERLAPVVEAGIMPAEAVPQWEESARGLYAGHPQRQRDEAVRTGSIGATALIYAANALSLGSTPIIGFDAEAVTREFALAADEVPVMLVAVGAKQPQNWPQKPRRAVSDLLTFV is encoded by the coding sequence GTGACCAATGACCTGACCATGACCAATGCCGTGATCGAGAGCCTCGTGAGCCGCAGTACCACCAGCCACTACGATCCGGGATTCACCTTGACCGACGACCAGATCGCCAACCTGGTACGGATCGCGACCACGGCGCCGACGTCGTTCCACCTGCAGAACTGGCGTTTCATCGCCGTACGAACGCCGGAGGCCAAGGCCCGGCTGCGGCCCATCGCGTGGGACCAGCCCAAGATCACCGCTGCGGCCGTCACCTTCATCATCTGCGGTCAGTTGCCCGATCACGCGACGGTGCCCGAGCGCCTGGCCCCCGTTGTGGAAGCAGGCATCATGCCCGCCGAGGCTGTGCCGCAGTGGGAGGAATCGGCGCGTGGCTTGTACGCCGGCCATCCGCAGCGTCAGCGTGACGAAGCGGTGCGCACAGGCTCGATCGGCGCAACCGCCTTGATCTATGCGGCCAACGCACTGAGCCTGGGTTCGACGCCGATCATCGGGTTCGACGCGGAGGCAGTCACGCGCGAATTCGCGTTGGCCGCGGACGAGGTGCCGGTCATGTTGGTCGCGGTCGGGGCGAAGCAACCCCAGAACTGGCCGCAGAAGCCACGACGTGCGGTCAGCGATCTCTTGACATTCGTTTAG
- a CDS encoding carboxymuconolactone decarboxylase family protein codes for MTHFTPIEPEAASGKTAELLTQVQKSLGATPNMTKAMAHSPTLLKSYLALFSAVGTGTLSAAVRARLAIATAQLNGCEYCLSSHTYIGASVTKVDAAELESARKGQSADPHVDALLKLSNSIAENAGDIDEADITAALEAGVTESEIGELVANLALNTMTNYFNVMARVDNDWPVVAL; via the coding sequence ATGACTCACTTCACCCCCATCGAACCCGAGGCAGCTTCCGGCAAGACCGCCGAACTCCTGACCCAGGTGCAGAAATCGCTGGGCGCGACCCCCAACATGACGAAAGCCATGGCACACAGCCCGACGCTCCTCAAGAGCTACCTCGCGCTGTTTTCCGCGGTGGGCACCGGCACGTTGTCCGCGGCCGTTCGCGCCCGTCTGGCAATCGCCACCGCGCAGCTCAACGGATGCGAATACTGCCTGTCATCGCACACTTACATCGGCGCCAGCGTCACCAAGGTCGACGCGGCCGAGCTCGAGAGCGCCCGGAAAGGACAATCCGCGGACCCGCATGTGGACGCATTGCTCAAACTGTCGAACAGCATCGCCGAGAACGCCGGTGATATCGACGAAGCCGACATCACCGCAGCCCTCGAGGCTGGCGTGACCGAGTCGGAAATCGGCGAACTGGTGGCCAACCTCGCGCTGAACACGATGACGAACTACTTCAACGTCATGGCGCGCGTCGACAACGATTGGCCGGTCGTGGCGCTCTGA
- a CDS encoding TetR/AcrR family transcriptional regulator — MTSGEQQTPRRTTARGEATRARMIASAAELMYVRGVNAVTLDDVRAATGTSKSQLYKHFPGGKPELVRAVVALRGEQVLEREGQRLARLKSMSGLRRWRDALIQGAALQDGAYGCALGNLVIEVADQDDQARTSLSQHFANWEGLLANGFRRMIEDGVLPSDADPDALATGLMAALQGGYLLAQAEHDVAPMATALDMALAHIESLTEAAADRPAGRGAAREASDSSAKSHKSTAARRVRTSGSGGTAAARG, encoded by the coding sequence ATGACCAGCGGTGAGCAGCAGACGCCGCGGCGGACAACTGCCCGCGGAGAGGCGACCCGCGCACGGATGATCGCGTCCGCCGCAGAACTCATGTACGTCCGCGGCGTCAACGCCGTCACTCTCGACGACGTGCGGGCGGCGACGGGCACCAGTAAGTCTCAGCTGTACAAGCATTTTCCGGGCGGTAAGCCGGAATTGGTGCGCGCAGTGGTCGCGCTGCGCGGCGAGCAGGTCCTGGAGCGTGAAGGACAACGCTTGGCGCGATTGAAATCGATGAGTGGCCTGCGGCGATGGCGCGACGCCCTCATTCAGGGCGCCGCTCTGCAAGACGGTGCCTATGGCTGTGCCCTGGGCAACCTGGTCATCGAAGTTGCGGATCAAGACGACCAGGCCAGAACGTCGCTGTCGCAACACTTCGCGAATTGGGAAGGACTGCTGGCGAACGGTTTTCGGCGCATGATCGAGGACGGCGTCCTGCCGTCCGATGCTGACCCCGACGCGTTGGCCACGGGGCTGATGGCGGCACTGCAGGGTGGGTATCTGCTGGCTCAAGCCGAGCATGACGTGGCTCCGATGGCCACCGCGCTCGACATGGCGCTGGCCCACATCGAAAGTCTGACCGAAGCTGCCGCAGACCGGCCGGCCGGACGTGGGGCTGCGCGTGAGGCGTCCGACTCGTCAGCCAAGTCGCACAAATCGACGGCGGCCCGCCGGGTGCGCACATCTGGATCGGGCGGTACTGCCGCGGCCAGGGGCTGA
- a CDS encoding TetR family transcriptional regulator C-terminal domain-containing protein, which produces MDDSAAPDPNDLVRALLSAQSRQLSVVTSVSCFDVWRDSLVEGSRQSGDPPGGALGVLIALLADRNESIRTAATSYFSGWRRLLATTMRRLQERGRLRADADPEALATGLVAGVQGGYLRVKASGDPHHLVMAIEMALERIRSFADQG; this is translated from the coding sequence ATGGACGACTCTGCGGCGCCAGACCCGAATGACCTGGTCCGAGCATTACTGAGTGCTCAGAGCCGGCAATTATCTGTGGTCACCAGCGTCTCGTGCTTCGACGTGTGGCGCGACAGCCTGGTCGAAGGGAGCAGACAATCGGGCGACCCACCCGGCGGGGCATTGGGGGTGTTGATCGCACTGCTGGCCGATCGGAACGAGAGCATCCGCACAGCGGCCACAAGCTACTTCTCCGGATGGCGCCGACTACTCGCCACGACGATGCGACGGCTGCAGGAACGTGGCCGGCTACGCGCTGACGCCGACCCCGAAGCCCTCGCCACCGGTCTCGTCGCGGGAGTCCAGGGCGGCTACCTCCGGGTAAAAGCGAGCGGCGATCCCCATCACCTGGTCATGGCAATCGAGATGGCCCTGGAGCGCATCCGATCCTTCGCCGACCAGGGGTGA
- a CDS encoding Hint domain-containing protein — protein MAAESLTTPLTQHVPCAGQSFGPDTLVLMANGTKRPIAELKVGDRVWSVDPETGRTSGQPVEAVLVNHDTDLLDLTITNAADVTSVVHTTAKHPFYSAARAQTEPSEVSELAATTGGAIRPGAEWIDAKDLRPGDRLTTPFRDSVAQVAGSTSVFGTADMWDLTVANTHVFFVATVTAAVLVHNCTTQ, from the coding sequence ATGGCTGCCGAGTCACTGACAACCCCACTGACACAGCATGTTCCGTGCGCGGGCCAATCCTTCGGCCCGGACACGCTGGTCCTGATGGCCAATGGCACCAAACGCCCCATCGCGGAACTCAAGGTCGGCGATCGGGTGTGGTCAGTCGACCCGGAAACCGGTCGCACCAGCGGTCAGCCGGTGGAGGCGGTCCTGGTCAACCACGACACCGACCTGCTCGACCTCACGATCACCAACGCCGCCGATGTCACTTCGGTGGTACACACCACCGCCAAGCATCCCTTCTACAGCGCGGCCCGGGCGCAGACAGAGCCGTCCGAGGTCTCCGAGCTGGCCGCCACCACTGGCGGAGCCATTCGGCCGGGAGCCGAATGGATTGACGCGAAAGACCTGCGTCCCGGTGATCGGTTGACCACCCCGTTCCGGGACAGCGTCGCGCAGGTCGCAGGTAGCACTTCGGTATTCGGCACGGCCGACATGTGGGATCTGACGGTCGCGAACACCCACGTCTTCTTCGTCGCGACCGTGACCGCGGCGGTTCTGGTCCACAACTGCACCACGCAGTAG
- a CDS encoding PucR family transcriptional regulator — protein sequence MVTLDRLANVLGSYGVRLRFCPVPRSTELRSVVLHELIEDRAVVGDVLLGIGAQSVQQAVHWAAQARAVVVLVRAEGDYDTAFAGAAEGVAVMVVDPAMSWSELAAVIFGLVLEGRETESGRGPTDLFALADSLAESAGGAVIIEDRLSRVLAYSRRQRGADPARVATIVERQAPEELRAFFDARGVYAHLESSDEPLFVGPDSAHGVTGRMVVAVRSGRQLMGSVWVECATPLAGAALTALADGAHTVALHLLRSRASADLERQVESELVIRLLEGTADAATAASRLGLPHTVLRVVALQAFIGAERDAALLLAFERATTGFGWSRPGRSALAGNTVYTLLPGEQSEAARKWVSSLQAALPERVTLLAGISGAAEVADLVAARHEADECLALHETSPTGVAPPAYDESWDDILLQRLRSAARSGRSPDRRPVAELRRHDRDHATDYLPTLRAWLEAQGDPTEAGNRLGVHENTVRYRLRKMAEITNLPLDDAKKRLAMMIELAATDTD from the coding sequence GTGGTCACGTTGGACCGCCTAGCCAATGTGCTGGGCAGCTATGGCGTGCGATTGCGGTTTTGTCCTGTCCCGCGGTCCACGGAGTTGCGCAGCGTGGTGTTGCATGAACTCATCGAGGACCGCGCCGTCGTCGGTGACGTGCTGCTGGGTATCGGCGCGCAATCAGTGCAGCAGGCGGTGCACTGGGCGGCGCAAGCCCGTGCCGTGGTCGTACTCGTCCGCGCCGAGGGCGACTACGACACCGCATTCGCCGGTGCGGCCGAAGGTGTAGCCGTGATGGTGGTCGACCCGGCGATGTCCTGGAGCGAGTTGGCCGCGGTCATCTTCGGGCTGGTCCTGGAGGGCCGTGAAACCGAATCCGGTCGCGGGCCAACGGATCTGTTCGCACTGGCCGACAGTTTGGCCGAGTCCGCGGGCGGGGCGGTCATCATCGAGGACCGGCTCTCGCGGGTCTTGGCGTACTCGCGGCGCCAGCGAGGCGCCGACCCGGCGCGGGTGGCGACCATCGTCGAGCGACAGGCACCGGAGGAGCTGCGGGCCTTCTTTGACGCTCGGGGTGTGTACGCGCATTTGGAGTCTTCTGACGAACCGTTGTTTGTCGGCCCGGACTCTGCTCACGGTGTGACCGGGCGCATGGTGGTGGCGGTGCGGTCGGGTCGTCAGCTCATGGGGTCGGTGTGGGTCGAGTGCGCGACACCGTTGGCCGGGGCCGCGCTCACTGCGTTGGCCGACGGGGCTCACACGGTGGCCCTGCACCTGTTGCGGTCACGTGCCAGCGCGGACCTCGAGCGGCAAGTGGAATCCGAACTGGTGATCCGGTTGCTGGAGGGCACTGCCGATGCCGCCACCGCCGCCAGCCGACTGGGCCTGCCGCACACCGTGTTGCGGGTGGTTGCGCTGCAGGCGTTCATCGGCGCGGAACGCGACGCGGCGCTGCTGTTGGCGTTCGAGCGAGCCACGACGGGCTTTGGTTGGTCACGGCCGGGCCGCAGTGCCCTGGCCGGCAACACCGTGTACACGCTGCTGCCCGGCGAACAATCAGAAGCTGCCAGGAAGTGGGTTTCCAGCCTGCAGGCGGCATTGCCCGAGCGGGTGACGCTGTTGGCCGGTATCAGTGGTGCCGCAGAGGTCGCTGATCTGGTCGCGGCGCGCCACGAGGCCGACGAGTGCCTGGCGCTACACGAGACGTCGCCGACCGGCGTCGCCCCTCCGGCCTACGACGAGTCGTGGGACGACATCCTGCTGCAACGGTTGCGCAGTGCGGCACGCTCAGGACGCTCCCCCGATCGCCGGCCGGTGGCCGAACTGCGCCGGCACGACCGCGACCACGCCACCGACTACCTGCCCACCCTGCGGGCCTGGCTCGAGGCGCAGGGCGACCCCACCGAAGCGGGTAACCGGCTGGGAGTGCACGAGAACACCGTGCGGTACCGGCTCCGCAAGATGGCCGAAATCACGAATCTCCCACTCGACGACGCCAAGAAGCGGCTGGCCATGATGATCGAACTCGCCGCCACCGACACCGACTGA
- a CDS encoding NAD(P)/FAD-dependent oxidoreductase — protein MSGGERIDGGPRSAIVVGAGIVGLSTAWFLQERGLDVTVVDRTGVAAGASWGNAGWIAPALTLPLNSPGVLRYGLRALVDPAAPLHIPLTADAELGAFLMRFVANCRPESWNRAVRANVPLNEEAIEAFDVLVANGVDAPVTDAPITALFRSTEQAERMMRELKHLEKAGQTISVTALAGEALREQVPLASQAITAALSINGQRFVDPGRFVHALSQAVVRRGATMRTLEVRDVSSSGSGVSVHPPNDEPLTADTAVIATGAWLPRLAGSRIRVPVQAGRGYSFTVPVDRPIRGPVYLPDVRVACTPYHGALRVAGTMEFRAPHDPAIPARADAIVASAAPLLQGVRWAERSEIWVGPRPVTPDGRPLIGEVTPGVYVAGGHGMWGLAHGPVTGRLLAEQITTGKQPQALREFDPLRRTGR, from the coding sequence ATGAGCGGCGGCGAGCGCATTGACGGCGGACCCCGGTCGGCGATCGTGGTCGGTGCGGGCATCGTCGGGCTGTCGACGGCGTGGTTCCTGCAAGAGCGCGGCCTCGATGTCACCGTGGTTGACCGCACCGGAGTGGCCGCCGGAGCATCGTGGGGCAACGCCGGCTGGATCGCACCGGCACTGACGCTGCCGCTGAACTCACCCGGTGTGCTGCGATATGGGCTGCGCGCCCTCGTCGATCCGGCCGCCCCGTTGCACATTCCCTTGACCGCCGACGCCGAGCTCGGGGCCTTCTTGATGCGCTTCGTCGCCAACTGCCGGCCCGAGTCGTGGAACCGGGCGGTGCGCGCCAACGTGCCGCTCAACGAAGAAGCCATCGAAGCCTTCGACGTACTCGTCGCCAACGGTGTCGACGCACCGGTGACCGATGCCCCGATCACCGCCCTGTTCCGCAGCACCGAACAAGCCGAACGCATGATGCGCGAACTCAAGCATCTCGAAAAGGCCGGGCAGACAATATCTGTCACCGCTCTGGCCGGCGAGGCGCTACGCGAGCAAGTGCCGCTGGCATCGCAGGCGATCACCGCCGCCCTGAGCATCAACGGTCAACGCTTCGTCGATCCCGGCCGGTTCGTCCACGCGCTGAGTCAAGCAGTCGTGCGGCGCGGCGCAACGATGCGCACATTGGAGGTGCGCGACGTGTCCAGCTCGGGCAGCGGGGTCAGCGTCCACCCGCCAAATGACGAGCCGTTGACCGCCGACACCGCGGTGATCGCCACCGGCGCATGGCTACCCCGGCTCGCTGGCAGTCGGATACGCGTGCCCGTGCAGGCCGGTCGCGGCTACTCGTTCACGGTGCCCGTGGACCGTCCCATCCGTGGGCCCGTCTACCTGCCCGATGTGCGGGTTGCGTGCACGCCCTACCACGGCGCGCTGCGGGTGGCGGGAACCATGGAATTCCGCGCCCCGCACGACCCGGCGATACCGGCGCGGGCCGATGCCATCGTCGCCTCCGCGGCTCCCCTGCTGCAGGGCGTGCGGTGGGCCGAACGCAGCGAGATCTGGGTGGGCCCGCGCCCCGTCACTCCCGACGGCCGCCCACTCATCGGGGAGGTGACGCCCGGCGTCTACGTTGCCGGCGGCCACGGCATGTGGGGACTGGCGCACGGACCGGTGACCGGCCGGCTACTGGCCGAACAGATCACCACCGGCAAGCAACCCCAAGCCCTGCGCGAATTCGACCCGCTGCGCCGAACGGGGCGCTAG
- a CDS encoding GreA/GreB family elongation factor: MTSTERLWMTREAHTRLQAELTVLRSRSGIEVRGDVMDTDDNLVENYLARQARMRQIQDLLSNAVVGEDPPDDGIAEPGMVLTVRYDDTGDIETFLLGVRGAEDPDVDVYSMQSPLGSAVAGAHVGEQRTYSIPSGASVPITLLKAVPYGMHAPNGDT, from the coding sequence ATGACCAGCACTGAACGTCTTTGGATGACGCGTGAGGCCCATACGCGGCTGCAGGCCGAACTGACCGTGCTGCGTTCACGGTCGGGTATCGAAGTTCGTGGCGACGTCATGGACACCGACGACAACCTCGTCGAGAATTACTTGGCGCGACAAGCGCGCATGCGTCAGATTCAAGATCTGCTGTCCAATGCCGTGGTCGGTGAAGACCCGCCCGACGACGGGATCGCTGAACCGGGAATGGTCCTGACCGTTCGCTACGACGACACCGGGGACATCGAGACGTTTCTGCTCGGTGTACGCGGTGCCGAGGACCCCGATGTCGATGTGTATTCCATGCAATCGCCGCTGGGCAGCGCGGTCGCCGGCGCACATGTCGGCGAGCAACGCACCTACTCCATCCCCAGCGGGGCCAGCGTGCCCATCACGCTACTCAAGGCGGTCCCCTACGGAATGCATGCCCCGAACGGCGACACATGA
- a CDS encoding GreA/GreB family elongation factor — translation MATTTRVWISPQAHERLHRELDTLRYLHSAGTADENIDANAAAVRRAWEKRIQQIHDLLINAVVGEDPPNDGIAEPGMVVTIRHDATGDFETFLLGVQGAEYADMPVHSIESPLGAAIAGACAGQRRTYRLSSGIPVTVTLVKAVPYGLHIADLDQSAPQ, via the coding sequence ATGGCCACCACGACACGAGTCTGGATTTCCCCACAAGCCCACGAACGGCTGCACCGCGAACTGGACACCCTGCGTTATCTTCACTCCGCCGGAACGGCCGACGAGAACATCGACGCGAACGCCGCAGCAGTGCGACGCGCGTGGGAGAAGCGGATTCAGCAGATTCATGACCTGCTGATCAATGCCGTCGTCGGCGAAGACCCACCCAACGACGGCATTGCCGAACCCGGGATGGTGGTCACCATCCGACACGACGCCACCGGGGACTTCGAGACGTTCCTACTCGGCGTACAGGGCGCCGAATACGCCGACATGCCCGTCCATTCCATCGAATCCCCGTTGGGTGCCGCCATTGCAGGCGCGTGCGCCGGGCAACGACGCACCTACCGACTGTCCAGCGGCATCCCGGTGACAGTCACGCTCGTCAAAGCCGTGCCCTACGGCCTCCACATCGCCGACCTGGACCAGTCCGCACCGCAGTGA
- a CDS encoding ArsR/SmtB family transcription factor, whose amino-acid sequence MDVFEAVAEPNRRALLDVLAEGERTAGELVATLPGLTQPTVSRHLRVLREVGLVEVRPDAQRRIYALRADGLVEMDQWIDRYRRYWTNHLDALERHLDSTFEEEHDNR is encoded by the coding sequence ATGGACGTCTTCGAAGCAGTCGCCGAACCGAACCGGCGTGCCCTGCTCGACGTACTCGCCGAGGGTGAGCGCACGGCCGGTGAACTCGTCGCGACCCTCCCCGGCCTGACGCAACCAACGGTGTCCCGTCACCTCCGGGTGTTGCGGGAAGTCGGGCTGGTCGAGGTGCGGCCCGATGCCCAACGGCGCATCTACGCGCTCCGCGCCGACGGCCTGGTCGAGATGGACCAATGGATCGACCGCTACCGCCGCTACTGGACCAACCATCTGGACGCCCTTGAGCGGCATCTGGATTCGACATTCGAGGAGGAACATGACAACCGATGA
- a CDS encoding SRPBCC family protein, translating to MTTDELEGVVTVDGDRATLTFERRLKHPVERVWAAITEPAHRDVWMGKTVIDGRAGGSIETVASGPPVPPDMKRMTGRILVWDPPHVFEHEWHQQIVEPGVVRYELTADGSGTLLRMTHRGLGVPNANGFRPGTQAFLDRLQALLDGTPLPGWLERYAEIAGHSPLDAPPAGPNP from the coding sequence ATGACAACCGATGAACTCGAGGGCGTCGTCACGGTGGACGGCGACCGCGCCACGCTGACATTCGAGCGGCGACTGAAACACCCCGTCGAGCGGGTATGGGCCGCAATCACCGAACCCGCGCATCGCGACGTCTGGATGGGCAAGACCGTCATCGACGGCCGTGCGGGCGGCTCGATCGAGACGGTCGCCTCGGGTCCGCCCGTGCCACCGGACATGAAGCGCATGACGGGCCGCATCCTGGTCTGGGATCCGCCGCATGTGTTCGAGCATGAGTGGCACCAACAGATCGTCGAACCCGGCGTGGTCCGCTACGAACTCACCGCCGATGGTAGCGGCACTCTGCTCCGGATGACCCATCGCGGCCTCGGCGTACCCAATGCCAACGGATTCCGGCCCGGCACACAGGCTTTCCTCGACCGACTGCAGGCGCTGCTCGACGGCACTCCCCTGCCCGGCTGGCTGGAGCGATACGCCGAGATCGCCGGACACAGCCCGCTCGATGCCCCGCCCGCAGGCCCGAACCCCTAG
- a CDS encoding flavodoxin family protein — protein MSDNTFHEAPSVVVAFQSGFGHTAFLAEAVAAGARSGGAAVTLIRLGDLTDDDWQTLDTADAIIFGTATYMGNVSAAFQTFAEQTGRRCQQGAWRDKVAAGFTNSGSKSGDKLNSLVSLAVFAAQHHMHWVNLGLGPGWNHSTASDSELNRLGFWLGAAAATDVDANPDQVHPSDTATCEHLGRRVAEVTRQLVAGRGVAQAVTEPVIAGA, from the coding sequence ATGTCGGACAATACCTTTCACGAAGCGCCTTCGGTTGTCGTCGCCTTCCAGTCCGGGTTCGGACACACCGCGTTCCTCGCCGAGGCAGTCGCCGCCGGAGCCCGGTCCGGCGGCGCGGCCGTCACCCTGATCCGGTTGGGTGACCTCACCGACGACGACTGGCAAACGCTGGATACCGCCGACGCGATCATCTTCGGCACCGCCACCTACATGGGCAATGTGTCGGCGGCGTTCCAGACGTTCGCCGAGCAGACGGGCCGTCGCTGCCAGCAGGGCGCGTGGCGCGACAAGGTCGCCGCCGGGTTCACCAACTCGGGAAGTAAGAGCGGCGACAAGCTCAATTCGCTTGTCTCACTGGCGGTCTTCGCCGCCCAGCATCACATGCATTGGGTCAATCTGGGCCTGGGCCCGGGCTGGAATCACTCCACCGCAAGCGACAGCGAACTCAATCGGCTGGGGTTCTGGCTGGGTGCCGCGGCGGCGACCGATGTCGACGCCAACCCAGACCAGGTGCACCCATCCGATACGGCGACGTGCGAACACCTGGGCCGGCGCGTCGCCGAGGTCACCCGGCAATTGGTCGCCGGACGCGGTGTGGCACAGGCTGTTACCGAGCCTGTCATTGCAGGGGCCTGA
- a CDS encoding FAD-containing oxidoreductase, with amino-acid sequence MSSSESTAFDAIIVGAGQAGPPLAGRLTEAGQTVAVIERKLVGGTCVNYGCIPTKTLVASAYAAHLARRGADYGIGTGDVTVDMAKVKGRKDGIVTEDREGVESWLEGMKGCTLLRGHARFLDPHTLQVGDQQITGEKIFLNTGGRATAPDIPGLTDVDYLTNVGILDLDTVPEHLVIIGGSYIGLEFAQMFRRFGAEVTVVERGPRLASREDDDVCAAIKDILEREGITIHLGASDIRVAKDGDGVAVSTGSAVVPGSHLLVAVGRVPNTDDLGLEKAGVATDSRGYITVDDQLRTTVDHIWAMGDCNGKGAFTHTSYNDFEIVAANLLDNEPRRVSDRIPTYALYIDPPLGRAGLTEAQVRASGRKALVGKRPMTRVGRAVEKGETQGFMKVVVDAETNQILGASILGVGGDEVVHCILDLMAAKAPYTTMTHTVHIHPTVSELVPTMLEGLRPLQ; translated from the coding sequence ATGTCGTCGTCTGAGAGCACCGCGTTCGACGCCATCATCGTCGGCGCCGGACAAGCGGGACCGCCCTTGGCCGGCCGACTCACCGAAGCCGGCCAGACCGTCGCCGTCATCGAGCGCAAGCTCGTCGGCGGCACCTGCGTGAACTACGGCTGTATACCGACCAAGACTTTGGTCGCGAGCGCCTACGCCGCACACCTGGCCCGCCGCGGCGCCGACTACGGCATCGGAACCGGCGACGTCACCGTCGACATGGCAAAAGTCAAGGGCCGCAAGGACGGGATCGTCACCGAGGACCGCGAAGGCGTCGAGAGCTGGCTGGAAGGCATGAAAGGCTGCACGCTGCTACGCGGGCACGCACGCTTCCTCGATCCACACACGCTGCAGGTCGGTGACCAACAGATCACCGGTGAGAAGATTTTCCTCAACACAGGCGGCCGTGCGACGGCCCCGGATATCCCCGGTCTGACCGACGTTGATTACCTCACGAACGTCGGCATTCTCGACCTCGACACGGTGCCAGAGCACCTGGTGATCATCGGCGGCAGCTACATCGGTCTCGAGTTCGCGCAGATGTTCCGCCGGTTCGGCGCCGAGGTCACGGTCGTCGAACGCGGGCCGCGACTTGCCTCGCGCGAAGACGACGACGTCTGCGCCGCCATCAAGGACATTCTCGAACGTGAGGGCATCACAATCCACCTGGGTGCCAGCGATATTCGGGTAGCCAAAGACGGCGACGGGGTGGCGGTCAGCACCGGCAGTGCCGTTGTACCGGGCTCGCACCTGCTGGTCGCGGTCGGGCGCGTGCCCAACACCGACGACCTTGGTCTCGAAAAGGCCGGCGTGGCAACGGACTCCCGGGGATACATCACCGTCGACGATCAGCTGCGGACCACCGTCGACCACATCTGGGCCATGGGCGACTGTAACGGCAAGGGGGCGTTCACTCATACGTCGTACAACGACTTCGAGATCGTGGCGGCCAACCTGCTCGACAACGAACCGCGGCGGGTCAGTGACCGGATCCCCACCTATGCGCTGTACATCGATCCGCCGCTCGGGCGGGCCGGGTTGACCGAGGCGCAGGTTCGGGCGTCGGGGCGAAAAGCGTTGGTGGGCAAGCGCCCGATGACCCGCGTCGGCCGGGCGGTCGAAAAGGGGGAGACGCAGGGCTTCATGAAGGTCGTTGTCGACGCCGAGACCAACCAGATTCTCGGCGCCTCCATCCTCGGTGTCGGCGGCGACGAGGTGGTGCACTGCATCCTCGACCTGATGGCCGCCAAAGCCCCGTACACGACCATGACGCACACCGTGCACATCCACCCGACTGTTTCCGAGCTGGTGCCCACGATGCTCGAGGGGCTCAGGCCCCTGCAATGA
- a CDS encoding DUF4126 family protein, which produces MTQALILLFALLIGVVAGLRALTPPAVVAWGAKLGWLPLVGTWAEWVGNWITVTVLTVLLVVELITDQLPKTPARTVPAQFGARLLTGAFAGAVIGAGWHHTFIGMGGGMIGAVIGTLAGFHARRILVARNGGHDLPVALAEDVLAVGGGFAIAAVVLSAIGPYVVV; this is translated from the coding sequence TGATTCTGCTGTTCGCCTTACTCATCGGTGTGGTCGCGGGCCTGCGGGCGCTGACTCCGCCCGCGGTGGTGGCCTGGGGCGCCAAGCTCGGTTGGCTGCCGCTGGTGGGTACCTGGGCCGAATGGGTCGGTAACTGGATCACGGTGACGGTGCTGACCGTCCTGTTGGTGGTCGAGTTGATCACCGATCAGCTGCCCAAGACGCCGGCGCGAACGGTGCCGGCGCAGTTCGGGGCCCGGTTGCTCACCGGGGCGTTCGCCGGTGCGGTCATCGGTGCCGGGTGGCACCATACGTTCATCGGCATGGGTGGCGGCATGATCGGCGCGGTCATCGGGACGCTGGCAGGCTTCCACGCACGTCGAATCCTGGTGGCGCGCAACGGCGGACATGACCTGCCGGTGGCGCTCGCCGAGGACGTCCTCGCGGTCGGTGGTGGCTTCGCCATAGCGGCCGTCGTGCTGAGTGCCATCGGTCCCTATGTCGTCGTCTGA